The Diadema setosum chromosome 1, eeDiaSeto1, whole genome shotgun sequence genome has a window encoding:
- the LOC140246583 gene encoding glycoprotein 3-alpha-L-fucosyltransferase A-like, with translation MDLPMFRIPCLNKRYLIKIRSSFPIIVGIMCCMTLCILHFICVFQATHLQLDVAAHVREAKNIFLIRHSDVSFHDHDKRCNVTQPLSKPTLAPCKGKLCFPETETFLKFQTRAFKRREKHPHSTKQETDVHKSPDERVKVKVTQSVIIPSQRTNSTPFKKGSCYRQIHLWADQPRSFSFRTGDFKCPGVPCDLRLVVNTDMKSLKSSDAVILFHRTVWDWAEMTRQRPRGQKWIFYSQESPKNTLQHVIPPMEYRNNSYDYIMSYRPDESHLYGSYGRYNPGIPELRFTDMANWVQNKTKTVAWMASNCNIVTWDRKGFVEELKKHIPVSTYGSCGDTPCPRDERCNRKLKKHKFYLAFENSECRDYITEKLWRNAFLNNIVPVVYGPPREDYEKVLPPNSFIHVHDFKSVKELAEYLSKLDKDEGLYNTFFEWKKFGSVQLTLEEWLMEPEQVCSNIVSRLLKDEKEMRSGTYSPPKFPEDLGKWWDGSCTSQKTQYPIEI, from the coding sequence ATGGATCTGCCTATGTTTCGCATTCCATGTCTGAATAAACGATACCTCATCAAAATCCGAAGCAGTTTCCCGATCATCGTCGGCATCATGTGCTGCATGACTCTCTGCATTCTGCATTTCATTTGCGTGTTTCAAGCCACTCATCTGCAGCTCGACGTTGCAGCCCACGTCAGAGAGGCAAAGAACATCTTCCTAATTCGTCATTCTGATGTCAGTTTTCACGACCACGACAAACGTTGCAATGTCACACAACCGCTTTCAAAGCCTACTCTCGCCCCGTGTAAAGGGAAGCTCTGTTTTCCAGAGACGGAAACTTTCTTGAAATTTCAGACGCGTGCATTTAAACGACGCGAGAAACACCCCCACTCAACAAAACAAGAGACTGATGTACATAAGTCACCAGATGAACGGGTTAAGGTGAAGGTGACCCAGTCTGTCATTATTCCAAGTCAAAGGACAAATAGCACTCCGTTCAAAAAAGGGTCGTGTTATAGGCAGATTCATTTGTGGGCCGACCAACCACGGAGTTTCTCTTTTCGCACAGGTGACTTCAAGTGCCCTGGTGTCCCCTGTGATCTCAGATTAGTTGTGAATACCGACATGAAGAGCCTTAAGAGCAGTGATGCCGTCATACTTTTTCATCGTACGGTCTGGGACTGGGCAGAAATGACCAGACAGCGACCGCGAGGACAAAAATGGATCTTCTACTCACAGGAATCGCCAAAGAACACACTACAACACGTGATACCACCTATGGAATATCGCAATAACAGTTATGACTATATTATGTCCTACAGGCCGGACGAGTCTCATCTTTACGGCTCTTACGGAAGGTACAATCCAGGCATCCCTGAACTGCGATTCACAGACATGGCGAACTGGGTGCAAAATAAGACAAAGACCGTCGCATGGATGGCGTCAAATTGCAACATAGTCACTTGGGACAGAAAAGGTTTTGTAGAGGAACTGAAAAAACACATTCCCGTTAGTACATACGGATCTTGTGGGGATACACCGTGTCCCAGAGATGAGCGCTGCAATCGGAAGCTCAAGAAGCACAAGTTCTACTTAGCTTTTGAAAATAGCGAATGCCGTGATTACATTACGGAAAAACTCTGGCGAAATGCCTTCCTAAATAACATTGTTCCTGTCGTGTACGGTCCACCGCGCGAAGACTACGAGAAGGTGCTTCCACCTAATTCCTTCATACACGTGCACGATTTCAAATCCGTAAAGGAATTGGCCGAATATTTGAGCAAGTTGGACAAGGACGAGGGTctatataacacatttttcGAATGGAAAAAGTTTGGGTCCGTCCAACTTACGCTGGAAGAATGGCTGATGGAACCAGAACAGGTTTGCAGCAATATAGTATCCCGGCTCTTGAAAGACGAGAAGGAAATGAGAAGTGGGACCTACTCACCACCGAAGTTCCCTGAAGATTTGGGGAAGTGGTGGGACGGTTCGTGTACGAGTCAGAAAACTCAGTATCCTATAGAAATTTGA